In the Micromonospora narathiwatensis genome, one interval contains:
- a CDS encoding mechanosensitive ion channel family protein — protein sequence MRDNFGNAVGDAFRSVMLFLPKAVAFVAILVVGWLVAKAVLKVVDRVLERVHFDRVVERGGLRTALARSTYDASDIVAKLAYYAVLLVTLQLAFGIWGPNPISDLIHGVVAWLPKAFVAIVIVVVAAAIAKAVKDIISSALGGLSYGRVLANIASVLILGVGVIAALNQIGVATTVTTPVLIAALATIGGILVVGVGGGLVRPMQSRWETWLARAEEESRTIATHARAYQAGRRDVEARLGQPAGAYAGAEPTQPIPPYADSERTQPTTPGRPGAQQPADSEATMVIPQADVTRSRR from the coding sequence ATGAGAGACAACTTCGGCAACGCGGTGGGTGACGCGTTCCGTTCGGTGATGCTGTTTCTGCCCAAGGCGGTCGCCTTCGTCGCGATCCTGGTGGTCGGCTGGCTGGTCGCCAAGGCCGTGCTGAAGGTCGTGGACCGGGTCCTGGAACGGGTGCACTTCGACCGGGTCGTCGAGCGCGGTGGCCTCAGGACCGCCCTGGCCCGCTCGACGTACGACGCCAGCGACATCGTCGCCAAGCTGGCCTACTACGCGGTGCTGCTGGTGACCCTCCAGCTCGCCTTCGGCATCTGGGGCCCGAACCCGATCTCGGACCTGATCCACGGCGTGGTGGCATGGCTGCCCAAGGCGTTCGTCGCCATCGTCATCGTGGTGGTGGCCGCGGCCATCGCCAAGGCGGTGAAGGACATCATCTCCAGTGCTCTGGGGGGCCTGTCCTACGGCCGGGTGCTGGCGAACATCGCCTCGGTGCTCATCCTGGGCGTGGGCGTGATCGCCGCGCTCAACCAGATCGGGGTGGCCACCACGGTGACCACTCCGGTGCTGATCGCCGCCCTGGCCACGATCGGCGGCATCCTGGTCGTCGGCGTCGGCGGCGGTCTGGTCCGTCCGATGCAGAGCCGCTGGGAGACCTGGCTGGCCCGGGCCGAGGAGGAGTCGCGGACCATCGCCACCCACGCCCGGGCGTACCAGGCCGGGCGGCGGGACGTCGAGGCCCGACTGGGCCAGCCGGCCGGCGCGTACGCCGGGGCGGAGCCGACCCAGCCGATCCCGCCGTACGCCGACTCGGAGCGCACCCAGCCGACGACGCCGGGGCGGCCCGGCGCGCAGCAGCCGGCGGACAGTGAGGCCACGATGGTCATCCCGCAGGCGGACGTAACGAGGTCCCGCCGCTGA
- a CDS encoding DUF3103 family protein, which produces MRPRSLRLAVFALGLAATTLIASAATPAQADPAHAPRGTDAAPAGVGPVFSATDRLAREVAGALADPATRDRVASAVTAGPVDLLTAGFGARADRTARSLNQAVLAAKGLPETTGSVLRLRLGHDGMAGALARSERPLVAAASTDDTTTGVVAYDSAGGRVVLDPIRLPARPVLVVEVDVRKAMDRGLAQVRQELVARGLTPVRSTVTAQAGYWATKVNAIRLNDDKEPWIKGAAEIFNVVGGFGLDGKPTVNIVEMPYLDNDGTIYYPNQLLVHFNNYKYNLADVVMWEDDGDTNYRDLAKALITALLTVVDYGTYTPLVNAIIDAMPASWWTDDPDYVDSWYTLSTGSSGRLNGAAANGWMDVAPYWVQQL; this is translated from the coding sequence ATGCGTCCACGTTCCCTCCGTCTTGCCGTGTTCGCCCTCGGCCTGGCGGCAACCACCCTGATCGCCTCGGCGGCGACACCCGCCCAGGCTGATCCGGCCCACGCGCCGCGCGGGACCGACGCCGCCCCGGCCGGCGTCGGTCCCGTCTTCTCGGCCACCGACCGGCTCGCCCGCGAGGTCGCCGGCGCGCTCGCCGACCCCGCCACCCGTGACCGCGTCGCGTCGGCCGTCACCGCCGGGCCGGTGGACCTCTTGACGGCCGGATTCGGCGCGCGGGCCGACCGCACCGCGCGGTCGCTGAATCAGGCGGTGCTGGCGGCGAAGGGGTTGCCGGAGACCACCGGCTCGGTGCTGCGACTGCGGCTCGGGCACGACGGCATGGCAGGCGCTTTGGCCCGGTCCGAGCGCCCGCTCGTGGCGGCGGCATCGACCGACGACACGACGACCGGCGTGGTCGCCTACGACTCCGCCGGCGGACGCGTCGTCCTCGACCCGATCCGGCTGCCCGCCCGCCCGGTGCTGGTGGTCGAGGTCGACGTACGGAAGGCGATGGACCGTGGCCTGGCACAGGTTCGGCAGGAGTTGGTCGCGCGGGGCCTGACGCCGGTCAGGTCCACGGTGACGGCGCAGGCCGGCTACTGGGCCACCAAGGTCAACGCGATCCGGCTGAACGACGACAAGGAGCCGTGGATCAAGGGCGCCGCCGAGATCTTCAACGTCGTCGGCGGCTTCGGGCTCGACGGCAAGCCCACCGTCAACATCGTGGAGATGCCGTACCTCGACAACGACGGCACGATCTACTACCCGAACCAACTGCTGGTCCACTTCAACAACTACAAGTACAACCTGGCCGACGTGGTGATGTGGGAGGACGACGGCGACACCAACTACCGCGACCTCGCCAAGGCGCTGATCACCGCCCTGCTGACGGTCGTCGACTACGGGACCTACACCCCGCTGGTCAACGCGATCATCGACGCCATGCCGGCCAGCTGGTGGACCGACGACCCGGACTACGTCGACTCCTGGTACACCCTGAGCACCGGCAGCTCGGGCCGCCTCAACGGCGCCGCCGCCAACGGCTGGATGGACGTCGCCCCGTACTGGGTCCAGCAGTTGTGA
- a CDS encoding MFS transporter, whose product MIVAPARVPATGRLAATLYGYAFLTDFVLLYPLYVLLFADTGLSVGQISSLFVIWSATGIVLEVPSGAWADTVSRRLLLTLAPLLPAVAFALWVLVPSYPAFAVGFVLWGASGALRSGTLEALVFSELDRIGAADRYARLLGRARTAEVLAAAGSGALAGPIFAVGGYRAVGAASVLAALLAAVVATRLPEHRPPRSAVAAAPAVAAQGDEVAAAAHDEAVAAQGDEAGWLGSLRAGLAEARADRTVRAALLLVPAVTAVWGGLDEYTGLLARDTGVAGATVPLLLLLLWAGMTVGGLLVPVGERLTTGGYAGLLVLAASALAAGALAGRPAGFVLLAVAFAAFQLATVLADVRLQARITGPARATVTSVAGMATDLTIVVFYAGYGLVAGVTGNRVAFALAALPYLAVAAWLVSSRGRRARTVPPARRRVGVP is encoded by the coding sequence ATGATCGTTGCTCCCGCGCGCGTGCCCGCGACCGGCCGGCTGGCCGCCACGCTCTACGGCTACGCGTTCCTCACCGACTTCGTCCTGCTCTACCCGCTGTACGTGTTGCTGTTCGCCGACACCGGGCTGTCGGTCGGGCAGATCTCCTCGCTCTTCGTGATCTGGTCGGCGACCGGCATCGTGTTGGAGGTGCCCTCCGGCGCCTGGGCCGACACGGTGTCCCGGCGGCTGCTGCTCACCCTGGCCCCGCTGCTGCCAGCCGTGGCCTTCGCCCTCTGGGTGCTCGTCCCGTCGTACCCGGCGTTCGCCGTCGGGTTCGTGCTCTGGGGCGCGAGCGGGGCACTGCGCTCCGGCACCCTGGAGGCGTTGGTCTTCAGCGAACTCGACCGGATCGGCGCCGCCGACCGGTACGCCCGCCTGCTGGGTCGGGCGCGCACCGCGGAGGTGCTCGCCGCGGCGGGTTCCGGTGCGCTGGCCGGGCCGATCTTCGCCGTCGGCGGCTATCGGGCGGTCGGCGCGGCCAGTGTCCTCGCGGCTCTGCTGGCCGCCGTCGTCGCGACCCGGTTGCCTGAGCACCGGCCGCCCCGGTCCGCGGTGGCCGCCGCGCCGGCCGTGGCGGCCCAGGGCGACGAGGTCGCGGCGGCCGCACACGACGAGGCTGTTGCGGCCCAGGGCGACGAGGCCGGGTGGCTGGGCAGCCTGCGCGCCGGCCTGGCCGAGGCCCGCGCCGACCGCACGGTACGCGCGGCTCTGCTGCTCGTCCCGGCGGTGACCGCGGTCTGGGGTGGCCTCGACGAGTACACCGGGCTGCTGGCCCGGGACACCGGCGTCGCCGGGGCCACGGTGCCGCTGCTGCTCCTGCTGCTCTGGGCCGGGATGACCGTGGGCGGGCTGCTCGTCCCGGTGGGGGAGCGGCTGACCACCGGCGGGTACGCCGGCCTGCTGGTGCTCGCCGCGTCGGCGCTGGCGGCGGGCGCGCTGGCCGGCCGTCCGGCGGGCTTCGTGCTGCTCGCGGTGGCGTTCGCCGCGTTTCAGCTCGCCACCGTGCTCGCCGACGTGCGGTTGCAGGCCCGGATCACCGGGCCGGCCCGGGCGACGGTGACGTCGGTGGCCGGGATGGCCACCGACTTGACCATCGTGGTGTTCTATGCCGGCTACGGCCTGGTCGCCGGCGTGACCGGCAACCGGGTCGCCTTCGCGCTGGCCGCGCTGCCCTACCTGGCGGTGGCGGCCTGGCTGGTCAGCTCCCGGGGCCGGCGGGCGCGCACGGTGCCGCCGGCTCGCCGCCGGGTCGGCGTGCCGTGA